From the Acetomicrobium thermoterrenum DSM 13490 genome, the window AGAAACCCTTATCTCCTCATTTACCCTTGGTTCGTTTACTTTCGCTATAACTGGTCACCTCCACAATAAAATAGGGACTGGCAAACAACGCCCAGTCCCTCACAGTCTCTGTAGCAGTCAAACACTACCTGCTACTAACTTTCAGACTTAACCCGAAAGGCAACTTTCGCGCCACCAGGTGAGAGGGCGGGCCCTCTGCTTATCGCAATACGAAACGTTTTTGCAATATATCACGAAAATTGCTCGAAAGCAAGCAGTCTATGGCTCTATAATCTTTAGTGTGGAATTTGGCTTTGAAAATATAATGGTGGTAAGAACCAACCAAACCCATTAAGAAAGGAGGCTCTTACCACCATGGCCAATGGCCATAATAATAATATCACCAAAATGCTCGGACTTAAAGGCTTCAAGATATCGGATACGCGTGAAGAAGAGGATGCTTTTGTGATTGAGGTGCAAGTTAGACCCGACAGGACAGCAGTTTGTCCCGAGTGTAACTCAAAAGATTTCTACAGGCACGGCAAAGCCAAACCAAGGAAGGTGCTGCACACGTTAATCAACGGAAAGAAAGTATATCT encodes:
- a CDS encoding transposase family protein; amino-acid sequence: MANGHNNNITKMLGLKGFKISDTREEEDAFVIEVQVRPDRTAVCPECNSKDFYRHGKAKPRKVLHTLINGKKVYL